Within Bacillus sp. FJAT-45350, the genomic segment AACTAAACTCAGGCTACACACAACCAGGGGATGCAAACTTCAGTCCATTGCAGTTCAACAATGCTAACTTAACGAATGATCCTGATGTTGTCGACCAAGCACAAACACAGATTTAGTGTTTTTTTAGTGCCACAAAACTGAGTCCACTGAAAAAGTGTGATTTTACACTTTTTTAGTGGACTTCTGTATCTACTATTCTAAAATCTAGTGTACACATAACTTACATCATTTCTTGGTTCGAACTTCCCTCATTAGTACTTAACATTTCATATAACAGCCTTACTGCTTCTTGCTCATTTGTAGGAAGCCTTTCACAGTTTACATCTGGTAACATCCGAAATAGTCTTGAAATTCTCGGTAGGTGTAGTCTTGCCTTTCTAATTGAATCCTCATCTACTAATAACTCAGGTCCACCTACAGATAATATTTTTCCCTCCCTCATCAAAATGATAATATCTGCCCATGAAGCCGCGAAATCAACATCATGGGTGGAAAGCAATATTGTTTTTCCTAAAAAGTTTAACCCTTGTAGCAACCCAGCCACCTCATCTTGCCCTTCAGGGTCAAGGTATGCCATCGGTTCATCTAAAATCACAATATCAGGTCTCATTGCTAATATCCCTGCAATCGCGACTCTCTTCTTCTGACCATAACTCAAATGATATGGCGCCTTCCCTTTAAATTCTCTCATTCCAACTGAACCTAGAGCTACTTCGCAAACCTCTTCTATTTCCTCTTCTGTTAATCCTAAATTTCGTGGACCAAACTGAACATCCTCCCACACAGTTCCCGAGAATACTTGGTCATCAGGGTCCTGAAACACCAACCCCACTTTCTGACGAATTGTTCGTACTGTTTTTTTATTTAAAGGGATTCCCATAATCGATATAGAGCCTTCTTGAGGAAATTTTAAACCATTTAGATGATGTAGCAGTGTAGACTTTCCAGCTCCATTAGGACCTAATAATGCCACCTTAGACCCTATTGGTATTTGCAGTGATAAACGGTCAACAGCCTTTGTTGTATCCGGATATTCATATACAATTTCTTTAATATCAATAGCATGCACTTCGATTACCCCTCCTCACAAGTTGTTCTATTCTTAACTTATAGTATGATTCAAGAAAAAATAACCTTTACTCCTCTTCCATAATAAAAGTGAGCTTGTCCCAAAGAAAACTACAAAAAAATGTGTTTTTATCTTTTCCACTCTTCCAAAAACATCGAATTTAAAGAATGGAGCCCTACTACGAGTGAGTCACTCGTAATAGGGCGGTATGATATATAATAATTGTAATAGCACTATAGCTTACGTGAACTTTTTCCCAAGTTTCCCTGCATCAACCATTGAAGCTAATACATCAGCAATACAACGCGTACCTAATAATGCTGTTTGATCACTTACATCATATGGTGGAGAAACTTCAACTAATTCCATTCCACAAATACCTTCTCTAGCAACAATATCTAAGAATTCTAGACCTTCTCTTGGTAAAAAGCCTCCTGGTTCAGGCCAACCTGTACCTGGAACAAAACCAGCATCAAAACTATCAATATCCACACTTAAATAGACTGCTTTCGCTCCTCCTTGCCACGCCTTCTCAAGAGCTATTTCAGCAACTTTCTTTACCCCTAATCGCTGAATATCACCAATTGATATTGCTGTTGTGTTAAATTTACGTACATTTTGCACAGCTTCACGTGGTACTTGCCAGCCACCAATACCAACTTGAACAAGATTTTCTGGCGGAGCATTCGGAATATTTGTCGCATGGAACCAAGGAGTCGTATGCATCCGTTCATCCATATCTTTTTCCTGTAAGTCCAAATGGCGATCCATATGAATAATACCTACTTTACCATCAACGTTTTCCGCAATTGCCTTTAGACATGGATATCCAATGGCATGGTCTCCCCCTAACATGACAGGTAAAGTCCCTTGCGCAAATACATGAGAAACTGCTTTATAAATTTGGTCAAAGCTTTTCTCAATATTCGCTATTGTAAAGACATCACCAACATCACACATCTTCAAAGATTCAGCTAAATCGACGCCTTTTTCATAGCTATATGATGTATATAACTTTGAAATTCTTCTCATTGCCTCAGGACCAAACCTAGCACCCGCTCTGTATGTCGTACCAATATCAAAAGGCACACCAATAAATGCCACATCATACTCCCCTACTTTACGTACGTCTTCTAAAAATGGAGTTCGCAAAAAAGTAGGAATACCCGCATATGCAGGACGTGGCTCTCTCGTGAACGTGGAAATTGTACGATCTCCAATCGATGGAGCTGCTTCTAATCCGTACTTAAGGGATCTTTGAAGTATTTTTTGATTTTCTACTTCAGGAATTTTGGCTTCCTTTTCAGCCTGCTCTATTCCAAGTAAGTCTGTATGACGATCACTTTCTAGAGCCTTTTTCTTCCTGAAGCTTAAGCCATGATTATCAAAAAAACCCACTACGTCACCTCCGTTTTGTTTTTCTTAGCTGCTAGTTCAAAGAATTACAAATTACTGCAACTCATCGTATTTATATTCTAAAGAATTCCCTTCATTCCAAATTTCAACAAAATAACCAAGCTTACTAACTATTTTATTTTCACAAAGTAATAGAGAACTTTGACACACATGAATTGTCAGTCTTGAGTACAGCCTCTATACATCATCTAAGTTCTTTACATTTACTTTTTTTCTAACCTTGTTAGATTGAATTAATCGATGTAAATGAATAATTAATATCCCATTTCGATAGGTAGCATCGACCATGTCATCACGTACAGGATATGGCAACTCAATTGACCGTTTAATAGTCCCTTGGGATATCTCTTCTTGAATTAATCGATACCCTTGGTAATCAAAGTGCAGTGTACCTCTTATTTCTAGCGTTCGTTGATAAACATAAATATCTACCTCTTCAAGCTTTAACCCCGGTAAAGATAATGTGCAAATAATTTCATTACCAGATTCATAAATATTCGCTCTCGCACTTCCGTTGTTATCAGATACTAAACCTTTAAATTCTGAAAAAAAATCATTCCCTAAAAAATCAGGTATTGAATCTTTCCAGTTCTTCATCGATCCTGATCTATCCAATCACATCACCCTCTCCAACTGATAATTCATATTTATGAAAATTAGGCAGTTGGAGTGCCTGGTTTATTATTTTTTCCACTCACTTTTTAATATCCCATAAACGACAACATCCTCATATTTTCCTTTAATAAGCTGATACTCTCGTAAATAACCTTCTATTTTAAAGTTATACTTTTTTAGTAATTTTAAAACAGGTTTATTCTTTCTAATCGTATAGGCATGAACCTTGTTTAACTGAAGGACACGAAAGCCATAATCAACAATTGAAGGCAATAATTCAGTAGCATATTTCTTGCCCCAATGCCCACTAAGTATATTTCCACCAATTTCTGCATGATCCGATACTCTGTCCCAGTTTCGAAAACCACACGTACCAATAAACTCTCCTGATTCCTTATGAATAATAGCCCACCTTATCGAATCGGTATTCACGTATGGGTTAGTAATTTGCCTTATAAACTGTTCAGCCTCTTCCACGCTCTTCAAGCCATCACTATTATCAAAACGAATAACACCAGGATCAGAATAGAGGTTATATATATGATATTTATCTATAATCTCTATATTTCTAACAATGAGATTTTTCGTTTCAAATTGAATAGAACTTGGTTTATCAAACATTGGTTCTAGCACATCCTTACATATTCAAATATTTTAAAAAAGGGTGGCACTTATAATAAAGGCCACCCATCGAATAATCCTTACCAATATGGGTATGGCATAAATGCCATTGATGCAATTGCCCCTAGACCAACTCCAAATAATGCACCTGCGCCAAAGCCCCAAAGAAACATTCCTGGTCCACCTGGTCCTGCCGGTGGTGGAGCAGCTCCATCTAACGGTCGAAGATATACCTGTTCATAATCCACTCTTTCAATGATTCCTCTATGAACATTGCCATGAATATCTCTAATCTCTACCGCTCTACCTATACTTTTGTTACATAAATCATAATAATGACTTACAGACATTGGTCATCCTCCTCAAATGCGTTATTAGTAATTAAAAAACGAAAGTAAACTCTCTTATGACAGTCAGATCGCCCCTTTCGTTATTCCTTATTAGCATATTGTGTTAGGTGTAATTTGGTTGGACATTTGTAATGCATCTCTAATTTTTTTAATAAATAGGCCTACTGATACTGAGTTTCTGGTTACTTAGCCGTTTCTTTATTTTGT encodes:
- a CDS encoding spore germination protein is translated as MNNILGIRVNQAASNASMNFGHAVHKGHQANLKLNSGYTQPGDANFSPLQFNNANLTNDPDVVDQAQTQI
- a CDS encoding ATP-binding cassette domain-containing protein, coding for MHAIDIKEIVYEYPDTTKAVDRLSLQIPIGSKVALLGPNGAGKSTLLHHLNGLKFPQEGSISIMGIPLNKKTVRTIRQKVGLVFQDPDDQVFSGTVWEDVQFGPRNLGLTEEEIEEVCEVALGSVGMREFKGKAPYHLSYGQKKRVAIAGILAMRPDIVILDEPMAYLDPEGQDEVAGLLQGLNFLGKTILLSTHDVDFAASWADIIILMREGKILSVGGPELLVDEDSIRKARLHLPRISRLFRMLPDVNCERLPTNEQEAVRLLYEMLSTNEGSSNQEMM
- a CDS encoding GNAT family N-acetyltransferase, with the protein product MFDKPSSIQFETKNLIVRNIEIIDKYHIYNLYSDPGVIRFDNSDGLKSVEEAEQFIRQITNPYVNTDSIRWAIIHKESGEFIGTCGFRNWDRVSDHAEIGGNILSGHWGKKYATELLPSIVDYGFRVLQLNKVHAYTIRKNKPVLKLLKKYNFKIEGYLREYQLIKGKYEDVVVYGILKSEWKK
- a CDS encoding agmatinase family protein: MGFFDNHGLSFRKKKALESDRHTDLLGIEQAEKEAKIPEVENQKILQRSLKYGLEAAPSIGDRTISTFTREPRPAYAGIPTFLRTPFLEDVRKVGEYDVAFIGVPFDIGTTYRAGARFGPEAMRRISKLYTSYSYEKGVDLAESLKMCDVGDVFTIANIEKSFDQIYKAVSHVFAQGTLPVMLGGDHAIGYPCLKAIAENVDGKVGIIHMDRHLDLQEKDMDERMHTTPWFHATNIPNAPPENLVQVGIGGWQVPREAVQNVRKFNTTAISIGDIQRLGVKKVAEIALEKAWQGGAKAVYLSVDIDSFDAGFVPGTGWPEPGGFLPREGLEFLDIVAREGICGMELVEVSPPYDVSDQTALLGTRCIADVLASMVDAGKLGKKFT
- a CDS encoding Hsp20/alpha crystallin family protein, with the protein product MDRSGSMKNWKDSIPDFLGNDFFSEFKGLVSDNNGSARANIYESGNEIICTLSLPGLKLEEVDIYVYQRTLEIRGTLHFDYQGYRLIQEEISQGTIKRSIELPYPVRDDMVDATYRNGILIIHLHRLIQSNKVRKKVNVKNLDDV